One window from the genome of Zymoseptoria tritici IPO323 chromosome 11, whole genome shotgun sequence encodes:
- a CDS encoding uncharacterized protein (This protein contains both WSC and transmembrane domain typical for the receptors in the cell wall integrity pathway and probably is the ortholog of the yeast WSC3 protein.): MENLLQKRAGSYDGCYSSSTPLESKGDWMYQSSGYCSGQCSGSAVFAMSGSKECWCGDQLPAVADKVDDTSCNQPCVGFPDDTCGGNGFYSVYTTGGTVDHYGGDSSSSSSASSSSSSAVSTPKSTPTSDPPTVVTSMTGGQTVVVTVPASARATASETSKPSSGGGPNTAGIAAGVVVGVVAIAGMALGGYFFMRHKRRREAEEDFKQRTHVDNMMRAGSERKPPGTSYSGMSDQRLDPEAGRRNSVGSLADNQDYSRRILRVANPSD; the protein is encoded by the exons ATGGAAAACCTACTACAAAAGCGAGCCGGCTCATATGATGGATGTTAttcatcatcaacaccactCGAGAGTAAAGGAGACTGGATGTACCAGTCTTCGGGATACTGCTCGGGACAATGTTCAGGCTCTGCCGTCTTTGCCATGAGCGGCAGCAAAGAGTGCTGGTGTGGAGATCAACTACCGGCGGTGGCCGACAAAGTCGACGACACCAGTTGCAACCAACCTTGTGTCGGCTTTCCCGACGATACAT GTGGCGGCAATGGCTTCTACTCCGTCTACACCACAGGAGGCACTGTCGACCACTACGGCGGCGAcagctcatcgtcatcatcagcatcatcatcatcaagctCGGCGGTCTCCACGCCAAAAAGCACACCGACCAGCGACCCACCCACAGTAGTCACCAGCATGACCGGTGGCCAAACTGTTGTCGTCACAGTTCCCGCCAGCGCCAGGGCTACCGCCTCCGAGACCTCAAAACCtagcagcggcggcggccCCAACACTGCCGGCATCGCGGCCGGTGTCGTTGTCGGAGTGGTTGCTATTGCTGGTATGGCCCTCGGAGGCTACTTCTTCATGCGCCACAAGCGACGACGAGAGGCCGAGGAGGATTTCAAGCAGCGAACGCACGTCGATAACATGATGCGCGCCGGCAGCGAGAGAAAACCTCCAGGCACGAGCTATAGTGGTATGAGTGATCAGAGGTTAGATCCCGAGGCCGGAAGGAGGAATAGTGTTGGCAGCTTGGCTGATAACCAAGACTACTCGAGGAGAATATTGAGG GTGGCGAATCCAAGCGACTAG